The Salvelinus namaycush isolate Seneca chromosome 28, SaNama_1.0, whole genome shotgun sequence genome contains a region encoding:
- the LOC120023671 gene encoding protein cornichon homolog 1-like gives MAFTFAAFCYMLALLLTAALIFFAIWHIIAFDELKTDYKNPIDQCNTLNPLVLPEYLIHVFFCVMFLCAAEWLTLGLNMPLLAYHVWRYTSRPVMSGPGLYDPTTIMNADVLAYCQKEGWCKLAFYLLSFFYYLYGMIYVLVSS, from the exons ATGGCGTTCACATTCGCGGCCTTTTGTTACATGCTTGCGTTATTGCTTACGGCCGCTCTCATTTTCTTCGCTATTTGGCAT atCATTGCATTTGATGAACTGAAGACTGATTACAAGAATCCGATAGACCAATGTAACACATTAAATCCG CTGGTACTCCCGGAGTATCTCATCCATGTGTTCTTCTGCGTGATGTTCCTGTGTGCTGCAGAGTGGCTCACCCTCGGCCTCAACATGCCGCTGCTGGCCTACCACGTCTGGAG GTATACGAGCAGGCCGGTGATGAGTGGTCCAGGCCTCTATGATCCAACTACGATCATGAACGCTGACGTCTTGGCCTACTGTCAAAAGGAGGGCTGGTGCAAACTGGCcttctacctcctctccttcttctactatctctacgg GATGATCTATGTGTTGGTGAGCTCTTAG